One genomic segment of Chitinibacter sp. FCG-7 includes these proteins:
- the pflA gene encoding pyruvate formate-lyase-activating protein produces MTPIELIEQPGKPLGEIVPAAFDADGKQFGYVHSIETGAAVDGPGMRFALFVSGCQFRCLYCHNPDTWKLHTGKPWTVDAIVAEIGKYASFLRVAGGLTISGGEPLMQAHFIGEIFRRAKQEMRLHTALDTQGFLAAHLPDAYFDNIDLVLLDIKQMNPEKYEALTGKPLQPTLDFAQRLFKMGKKIWLRYVLVPGWSDDEADVQKLADYLAQLNQAYPGVLERVEVLPFHKMGENKWAELGLKYELGDTKPPSTELTHRVREQFRAQGIFCC; encoded by the coding sequence ATGACCCCTATCGAACTCATTGAGCAGCCCGGCAAGCCGCTGGGCGAGATTGTACCCGCCGCCTTCGACGCCGATGGCAAGCAATTTGGCTACGTGCATTCAATCGAAACGGGCGCAGCGGTCGATGGGCCGGGAATGCGCTTTGCACTGTTTGTGTCTGGCTGCCAGTTTCGCTGCCTGTATTGTCACAACCCGGACACCTGGAAGTTGCACACGGGCAAGCCGTGGACCGTGGACGCCATCGTGGCGGAAATTGGCAAATACGCCAGCTTTCTGCGCGTTGCGGGTGGTTTGACCATTTCCGGCGGCGAGCCGCTGATGCAGGCGCATTTTATCGGCGAGATTTTCCGCCGCGCCAAACAGGAGATGCGGCTGCATACCGCGCTCGATACCCAGGGGTTTCTGGCGGCGCATTTGCCCGATGCCTATTTCGACAATATCGATCTGGTACTGCTCGATATCAAACAGATGAACCCGGAAAAATACGAAGCATTAACCGGCAAGCCGCTGCAGCCGACGCTGGATTTTGCCCAGCGGCTATTTAAAATGGGCAAGAAAATCTGGCTGCGCTACGTGCTGGTGCCCGGCTGGTCCGATGACGAAGCCGACGTGCAGAAGCTGGCTGATTATCTGGCGCAGCTGAATCAGGCTTACCCCGGTGTGCTGGAACGGGTAGAAGTACTGCCTTTTCATAAAATGGGCGAAAACAAATGGGCCGAGCTGGGGCTGAAGTATGAGCTGGGCGACACTAAACCACCGAGCACCGAATTGACGCATCGCGTGCGCGAGCAATTTAGAGCGCAGGGGATTTTTTGCTGTTAG
- the pflB gene encoding formate C-acetyltransferase, whose amino-acid sequence MNAPIDKSLDQSQLDAWRDFAAGDWQTKVEVRDFIQANYTPYLGDDSFLAGPTERTTQLWSELSALLKEERKRGVLEVSAQFGSTITAHDAGYINKNLETIVGLQTDAPLRRAIMPNGGLRMVQNGLAAYHFEMNPQIEEIYTKYRKDHNNAVFDAYTPEIMACRSSGVITGLPDSYGRGRIIGDYRRVALYGVDFLIADKKREKVELDDVPFTESVIRLREELAEQIKALNELKIMAKKYGFDISRPAATAQEAVQWLYFGYLAAVKEQNGAAMSIGRISTFLDIYFERDIKEGRIDEAQAQEYIDHLVMKLRIVRFLRTPEYDDLFSGDPTWVTESIGGTGEDGRTLVTKSSFRVLNTLYNLGPAPEPNLTVLWSTSFPQGFKEFCAKVSIDTSAIQYENDDLMRPKWGDDYAIACCVSAMRVGKQMQFFGARVNLAKAMLYAINGGVDEKTGKVVAKGFEPIKGDVLEYDELMAKYDKMLDWLAKTYVTALNSIHYMHDKYAYERIEMALHDRDILRTMACGIAGLSVAADSLSAVKHAKVHIKRNESGLAVDYVIEGEYPAYGNNDDRADDIAVWLSTAFMEKIKAQPVFYRDSMPTQSVLTITSNVVYGKKTGNTPDGRRSGAPFSPGANPMNGRDTNGFVAAGFSVSKIPYESALDGVSWTASMTPDALGHNAADRVKTLAASIDGLFGPHGEECSMCESADKVDQKLAELETLEDGPDQLFHLNMNVLNKDTLMDAMEHPENYPQLTIRVSGYAVNFVKLTREQQLDVINRTFHAKC is encoded by the coding sequence ATGAACGCCCCAATCGACAAATCTTTGGATCAATCACAACTGGACGCCTGGCGTGATTTTGCCGCAGGTGACTGGCAAACCAAGGTCGAAGTACGTGATTTCATTCAGGCGAACTACACCCCGTATCTCGGTGATGATAGCTTCCTTGCGGGCCCGACCGAGCGAACAACTCAATTGTGGAGCGAATTGTCGGCCTTGCTCAAAGAAGAGCGCAAGCGCGGGGTGCTGGAAGTCTCTGCCCAGTTTGGCTCAACGATCACTGCGCATGATGCGGGCTATATCAACAAAAATCTTGAAACCATCGTTGGCCTGCAAACCGATGCGCCGCTACGTCGCGCAATTATGCCCAATGGCGGTTTACGCATGGTGCAGAACGGCTTGGCTGCCTATCACTTCGAAATGAACCCGCAAATCGAAGAGATTTACACCAAGTACCGCAAAGATCATAACAATGCCGTATTTGACGCCTATACGCCGGAAATCATGGCGTGTCGCAGCTCGGGTGTGATTACCGGCCTGCCAGATTCTTACGGCCGAGGCCGGATTATCGGTGACTACCGCCGTGTCGCTCTGTACGGCGTTGATTTCCTGATTGCGGATAAGAAACGCGAAAAAGTAGAGCTGGACGATGTGCCATTTACCGAATCAGTAATTCGTCTTCGCGAAGAGCTGGCCGAGCAGATCAAAGCGTTGAATGAATTGAAAATCATGGCCAAGAAATATGGCTTTGATATCAGCCGCCCAGCCGCCACGGCACAGGAAGCCGTGCAATGGCTGTACTTCGGCTACCTTGCCGCCGTGAAAGAGCAAAACGGCGCAGCAATGTCGATTGGCCGTATCTCCACATTCCTGGATATTTATTTTGAGCGCGACATTAAAGAAGGCCGTATCGACGAAGCGCAAGCGCAGGAGTACATCGACCATCTGGTGATGAAACTGCGTATTGTCCGCTTCCTGCGTACGCCCGAATACGATGATCTGTTCTCGGGTGATCCAACCTGGGTAACCGAGTCGATTGGCGGCACCGGTGAAGATGGCCGCACTCTGGTGACCAAATCGAGCTTCCGTGTACTCAATACGCTGTATAACCTGGGCCCAGCGCCAGAGCCTAATCTGACTGTATTGTGGTCAACGTCATTCCCGCAAGGCTTTAAAGAATTCTGCGCAAAAGTGTCGATCGACACTTCTGCGATCCAGTACGAAAACGACGATTTGATGCGCCCGAAATGGGGCGATGATTACGCGATTGCGTGTTGCGTATCGGCGATGCGTGTGGGCAAACAAATGCAGTTCTTTGGCGCGCGGGTGAACTTAGCCAAAGCGATGTTGTACGCGATTAATGGCGGTGTGGACGAGAAAACCGGCAAAGTGGTCGCCAAAGGCTTTGAGCCGATCAAAGGCGATGTACTTGAGTACGACGAATTGATGGCCAAATACGACAAAATGCTTGATTGGCTGGCCAAAACCTACGTGACTGCGCTTAATTCAATTCACTACATGCACGATAAATACGCGTACGAACGTATCGAGATGGCTCTGCACGATCGTGACATCTTGCGCACGATGGCTTGCGGTATCGCTGGCTTGTCGGTGGCTGCGGATTCATTGTCAGCGGTTAAACACGCCAAAGTGCATATCAAACGCAATGAATCAGGCCTTGCCGTGGATTATGTGATTGAAGGCGAATATCCGGCTTACGGCAATAACGATGACCGTGCCGATGACATCGCGGTATGGCTGTCAACGGCGTTTATGGAAAAAATCAAAGCGCAGCCCGTGTTCTACCGTGATTCAATGCCAACTCAGTCGGTGTTGACGATTACTTCCAACGTGGTTTACGGCAAAAAAACCGGTAATACGCCAGACGGCCGTCGTTCAGGCGCACCATTCTCACCGGGCGCGAACCCGATGAATGGCCGTGACACCAATGGTTTTGTCGCCGCAGGTTTCTCGGTATCGAAGATTCCATACGAATCAGCACTTGATGGCGTGTCCTGGACTGCGTCAATGACGCCAGACGCCTTGGGTCACAACGCCGCAGATCGCGTAAAAACACTGGCTGCTTCGATTGATGGCTTGTTTGGCCCGCACGGCGAAGAATGCTCGATGTGTGAAAGCGCCGACAAAGTGGATCAAAAATTGGCTGAGCTGGAAACGTTGGAAGATGGGCCAGACCAATTATTCCATTTGAATATGAATGTACTGAATAAAGACACCTTGATGGATGCGATGGAACATCCGGAAAACTATCCGCAATTGACGATTCGTGTTTCAGGCTATGCGGTGAATTTTGTGAAATTGACCCGCGAGCAGCAGCTGGACGTGATCAATCGCACCTTCCATGCCAAGTGTTAA
- a CDS encoding VanZ family protein, which produces MKLQSIPINYRHWMLVIWLLALLIGSLLPLSGSPSIQHGDKIQHFIGYAVLAILIFRVRTRVGLAFALATTFGVLIEFAQGLTPWRSFDPADMLANALGALLGLSVWYWCSRRKID; this is translated from the coding sequence ATGAAATTGCAATCCATACCCATTAATTACCGCCACTGGATGCTTGTCATCTGGTTGCTGGCCTTATTGATCGGCTCTTTACTGCCTCTCTCTGGCTCGCCTAGCATCCAGCATGGCGACAAAATCCAGCATTTCATCGGCTACGCCGTCCTAGCGATTCTCATTTTCCGAGTTCGTACCCGCGTTGGCCTGGCTTTTGCTCTGGCGACGACATTTGGTGTGCTGATTGAATTTGCCCAAGGTCTAACACCTTGGCGAAGCTTTGATCCAGCCGATATGCTGGCCAATGCGCTGGGCGCTTTGCTGGGGCTCTCGGTGTGGTACTGGTGTTCAAGAAGGAAAATTGATTGA